In Sphingobacterium thalpophilum, a genomic segment contains:
- a CDS encoding phosphocholine-specific phospholipase C, whose translation MDSRRDFIKKASLLAGVFGLQSAMPDAIQRALAIEPITGSTFLDAEHIVLLMQENRSFDHSFGTLRGVRGFNDPRAIKLPSGNPVWLQSSAAGKTYSPFRLDIKNSNAAWTGNLPHSWENQMAARNQGKHDNWIEAKRPGGKVLREIPLTMGYYTREDIPFYYALADAFTICDQHFCSSITGTTTNRHFFWTGTCVPHKGAKPLVRNSDIYFNRWAHWKTFPERLEEAGISWKVYQNEVSIESGLNGEDLLGNFTDNNLEWFAQYHIEFKKSHLDFMRKRVAELPAEIQELEKALANNNTESVQKTQNKLKQKQEQLNSYQKHLARLTDHAFQQLPKEQRALHERAFQTNEGDSFYRETSVVTHEGEKITVPKGDVLHQFRHDVKSGKLPAVSWLVAPQSFSDHPSAPMYGAWYVSELLNILTENPEVWKKTIFILNYDENDGYFDHIPPFVAPNPADSHSGKTSPELDYSGEYVSLAQELADGEEKDNATEGPVGLGYRVPLIVASPWSKGGWVNSEICDITSTIQFMEHFFEKKLRKQVKEENISSWRRAITGDLTSIFRKAEGANAVDLPFLDRNQQIYAIDEAKSKPLPNNFHVWSKEDAAGLRSKGHSTLLARQEKGQKNSSALAYELYVKDSFAKEHNQIHLTLEVGNKVFGSKSLNSPFNVYSGPSYKDGVKFWPFAVVAGQELSFDWNLADFKDHLYDLTVYGPNGFMRGFKGQEEPLSVGATYQIGKKGLLTGNLVLEIHNKGEKSFHVHVEDNAYSTWKKSIVLAAGKSTKWIVESHKTHGWYDVTLHVGGTKFERQFAGRVETGNHSKTDPQLG comes from the coding sequence ATGGATAGCAGAAGAGATTTTATCAAGAAAGCTTCATTGTTAGCTGGTGTTTTTGGCTTACAGAGTGCTATGCCAGATGCCATACAGCGTGCATTGGCGATTGAACCTATAACAGGAAGTACCTTTTTAGATGCCGAACATATTGTCTTATTAATGCAAGAGAATCGTTCTTTTGATCATAGTTTTGGAACCCTTCGCGGGGTTAGGGGATTTAATGATCCACGGGCGATTAAATTGCCTAGCGGTAATCCCGTATGGTTGCAGTCGTCGGCTGCAGGTAAGACTTATTCGCCGTTCCGACTGGATATCAAAAACTCAAACGCTGCCTGGACCGGAAATTTACCACATTCCTGGGAAAACCAAATGGCAGCCCGTAATCAGGGAAAACACGACAACTGGATTGAAGCGAAAAGACCAGGAGGAAAGGTCTTGAGAGAGATTCCGTTGACAATGGGTTATTATACACGGGAGGATATCCCTTTTTATTATGCATTGGCTGATGCCTTTACAATCTGTGACCAGCACTTCTGTTCGTCTATTACAGGTACAACAACCAATAGGCATTTCTTTTGGACGGGAACCTGTGTGCCGCATAAAGGGGCGAAGCCATTGGTGCGGAATTCAGATATCTATTTTAACCGTTGGGCACATTGGAAGACTTTTCCGGAACGCTTGGAAGAAGCAGGGATCTCCTGGAAAGTCTACCAAAATGAAGTCAGCATAGAAAGTGGCTTAAACGGTGAGGATCTGTTGGGAAATTTTACAGACAACAATTTGGAATGGTTTGCACAATATCATATTGAATTCAAGAAAAGCCATCTTGATTTTATGCGTAAACGTGTTGCTGAATTACCAGCGGAGATTCAAGAACTTGAAAAAGCACTAGCGAATAATAATACCGAGAGTGTACAAAAAACACAGAATAAACTCAAGCAGAAGCAGGAGCAGCTGAATAGCTATCAAAAACATTTGGCACGTCTTACGGATCATGCTTTTCAGCAGCTTCCTAAAGAACAGCGTGCCTTGCATGAACGCGCTTTTCAGACGAACGAGGGTGATTCTTTCTATCGCGAGACAAGCGTGGTGACACATGAAGGTGAAAAGATTACTGTTCCTAAGGGAGATGTTTTACACCAATTTAGACATGATGTGAAATCTGGAAAGTTACCGGCAGTGTCTTGGCTTGTAGCACCACAAAGCTTCTCAGATCACCCGAGCGCCCCTATGTATGGAGCTTGGTATGTATCAGAGCTTTTGAATATTCTGACAGAGAATCCAGAAGTCTGGAAGAAAACCATTTTTATTCTGAACTATGATGAGAATGATGGTTATTTTGACCATATTCCTCCTTTTGTAGCACCTAATCCAGCAGATAGCCATTCAGGAAAGACCTCTCCGGAATTGGATTATAGCGGTGAATATGTGAGTTTAGCACAGGAGCTTGCCGACGGTGAAGAAAAAGATAATGCAACGGAAGGCCCAGTGGGGCTCGGTTACCGCGTACCTTTGATTGTGGCGTCACCTTGGTCAAAAGGCGGTTGGGTCAATTCGGAGATTTGCGATATCACATCGACGATTCAGTTTATGGAGCATTTCTTTGAGAAAAAGTTGCGCAAGCAGGTAAAAGAGGAGAATATCAGCTCTTGGCGCCGGGCCATTACAGGTGATTTGACATCGATATTTCGGAAAGCTGAGGGAGCGAATGCTGTTGATTTGCCTTTCCTTGATCGGAATCAGCAGATTTATGCGATTGATGAAGCGAAATCGAAACCGCTACCTAATAATTTTCATGTTTGGTCGAAAGAGGATGCCGCAGGATTGCGGTCTAAAGGTCATTCCACTTTACTGGCAAGACAGGAGAAAGGTCAGAAAAACTCCAGCGCGTTGGCTTACGAGCTTTATGTCAAAGACTCTTTTGCTAAGGAACACAATCAGATTCATCTGACACTAGAAGTTGGCAATAAGGTATTTGGTAGTAAATCGCTAAATAGCCCATTTAATGTCTATAGTGGCCCGAGTTATAAAGACGGAGTGAAATTTTGGCCATTTGCAGTTGTTGCTGGTCAGGAACTAAGCTTTGACTGGAACTTGGCGGACTTTAAAGATCACCTTTACGATTTGACTGTGTACGGACCTAATGGTTTTATGCGCGGATTTAAAGGACAGGAGGAACCCTTATCTGTTGGAGCGACCTATCAAATCGGGAAGAAAGGTCTTTTGACGGGTAATCTTGTACTGGAGATCCATAACAAAGGGGAAAAATCATTTCATGTACATGTAGAAGATAATGCTTACAGCACCTGGAAGAAATCTATTGTACTTGCGGCAGGGAAATCTACGAAGTGGATTGTGGAATCTCATAAAACCCATGGTTGGTATGATGTTACTTTGCACGTGGGGGGAACCAAATTTGAACGCCAGTTTGCGGGGCGTGTGGAAACGGGTAATCATTCGAAAACTGACCCTCAGTTGGGATAA
- a CDS encoding DUF3843 family protein, whose translation MRGNRIFIQDWIAHHTYQKTNEIDSYYLRVANEINDSLSTLWFEEQETNDLIHTDALKTLSIYLTCYLEDVIAKTGIFAAFRTIHTELYNQLLPFYNDNDLTDYYAEDINSEDIAVLTWLFFSERNPHLFIDPRGRLIQLVTDLAYSILEEHYEVAPENEKLKLEYVLDEGANYFEVRNFIEKLVATNYLTAGEYNTNLNHLMQVAEIGRYQHDQNQLQQMIYRVRDNHFNNYRLHLFALKASEFVAEVVGKEHALYGIVKTLGNRINSFFEYVKADELYVHVKHIGTKTAFKIFKDSIQQFVEPTETLSFYMEIVPWKDAWNLSGIMTVVNTDEVNFDLPEQYEMTYRIEALNGKDKSLKKTEKQLKDMGKLFQSEHKAAVAFMEGKEVKEFATDFFKKYQQKYPSKEESPLPESNLDLTEDAQVTVFFNPKTGLEVFGGIAEFFPLKNNNFVQKDDQSEVPYARYFLNLLVEDFFPSELPKYYVNLFKAEVDKQFFFPVNDAVLDFFLRFYKRGTYFLGPFPLLK comes from the coding sequence ATGAGAGGAAACAGAATTTTTATTCAAGACTGGATAGCACACCATACTTATCAAAAAACAAACGAAATAGATAGTTATTACTTACGCGTTGCAAATGAAATCAATGATAGTTTATCTACACTATGGTTTGAGGAGCAAGAGACAAATGATCTCATCCATACCGATGCTTTAAAGACATTGAGTATCTATCTAACGTGTTACTTAGAAGACGTTATTGCGAAAACAGGAATTTTTGCTGCTTTTAGAACGATCCATACAGAACTATACAATCAACTTTTGCCTTTTTATAATGATAATGACCTAACGGATTATTATGCTGAGGATATTAATAGTGAAGATATAGCTGTATTGACCTGGTTATTTTTCAGTGAACGTAATCCACATTTATTTATTGATCCCCGTGGTCGTTTGATCCAATTGGTTACAGATTTGGCCTATTCAATCTTGGAAGAACATTATGAAGTTGCTCCTGAAAATGAAAAGTTAAAACTAGAATATGTTTTGGACGAAGGGGCGAACTATTTTGAAGTCCGTAATTTTATTGAAAAGCTTGTTGCCACAAATTACCTGACAGCGGGTGAATATAACACCAATCTCAATCATTTGATGCAAGTTGCGGAGATAGGGCGATATCAACACGATCAGAATCAGTTACAACAGATGATCTATCGCGTTCGAGATAACCATTTCAATAATTACAGACTGCATCTGTTTGCATTGAAGGCATCTGAATTTGTAGCTGAGGTGGTTGGCAAAGAACATGCGCTATATGGTATTGTCAAAACTTTAGGTAATCGTATTAATAGTTTTTTTGAATATGTAAAAGCGGACGAGCTTTATGTGCATGTAAAACATATCGGTACAAAGACAGCATTTAAAATCTTTAAGGACTCTATACAGCAATTTGTTGAACCTACGGAAACCTTATCTTTCTATATGGAAATTGTGCCATGGAAAGATGCTTGGAATCTCTCTGGAATCATGACCGTTGTGAATACCGATGAGGTAAATTTTGATTTACCGGAGCAGTATGAGATGACTTATCGCATTGAGGCCTTGAATGGTAAGGATAAGAGTTTGAAGAAAACGGAAAAGCAGCTGAAAGATATGGGCAAATTGTTCCAGTCAGAACATAAGGCGGCTGTTGCGTTTATGGAAGGAAAAGAAGTGAAGGAGTTTGCAACAGATTTCTTTAAGAAGTATCAACAAAAATACCCGAGCAAAGAAGAATCTCCACTTCCAGAATCAAATTTGGATCTTACGGAAGATGCCCAAGTTACGGTATTCTTTAATCCAAAAACGGGTTTAGAAGTTTTTGGCGGTATAGCGGAATTTTTTCCATTAAAGAATAACAACTTTGTACAGAAAGATGATCAAAGTGAGGTACCTTATGCACGGTATTTTTTGAATCTTTTGGTTGAAGATTTCTTCCCAAGTGAGTTGCCGAAGTACTATGTTAATCTATTTAAGGCGGAGGTGGATAAGCAGTTCTTCTTTCCAGTGAACGATGCGGTGCTTGATTTCTTTCTCCGTTTCTATAAGCGAGGAACTTATTTTTTGGGACCATTTCCGTTGTTAAAATAA
- a CDS encoding tyrosine-protein phosphatase has product MGILSKLFTGKKKDSKIKVVGKLAFLEVDMHNHILPGIDDGSQSVDQSIELIKGLNRMGFDKFICTPHIIEGVHPNTLSTIEKSKDLLVKELKKIPNSPEIFHAAEHMVDDGIEKLIGSNELCVMPGGYVLIEMSYLQESRALFKTILDIQNLGYKPILAHPERYNYYHYNFNMYKQIKDAGCMLQLNLLSISRYYGVEVKSAALTMIKSGMYDFVGTDTHHQRHLVALEEVVAKYPVRDLLKTCNIINSSLQDHLTLDSVNVAG; this is encoded by the coding sequence ATGGGGATATTGTCAAAATTGTTTACGGGCAAGAAAAAGGATTCAAAGATAAAGGTTGTAGGAAAATTAGCCTTTCTAGAGGTCGATATGCATAACCATATTTTACCAGGAATTGATGATGGAAGTCAATCTGTTGATCAGTCGATAGAGTTAATTAAAGGCTTAAACAGAATGGGATTTGATAAATTTATCTGTACGCCGCATATAATAGAAGGTGTTCATCCTAACACTTTGAGTACAATTGAAAAATCAAAGGATTTGTTGGTCAAAGAATTGAAAAAGATACCAAATTCTCCAGAGATATTTCATGCTGCTGAACATATGGTAGATGATGGGATTGAGAAATTAATCGGTTCAAATGAGTTGTGTGTAATGCCGGGCGGTTATGTGCTTATTGAAATGTCATATCTTCAAGAGTCTAGAGCGTTATTTAAAACTATCCTTGATATTCAGAATTTGGGATATAAACCAATTTTAGCTCACCCGGAGCGTTATAACTATTATCATTATAATTTTAATATGTATAAGCAGATTAAGGATGCAGGATGTATGCTACAATTAAATTTGTTATCGATAAGTCGTTATTACGGTGTTGAAGTTAAATCTGCTGCATTAACCATGATCAAATCGGGTATGTATGATTTTGTCGGAACAGATACTCATCACCAACGCCATCTAGTTGCATTGGAAGAGGTCGTTGCAAAATATCCTGTTAGAGATTTACTTAAAACTTGTAATATAATTAACTCGTCGCTTCAAGATCACTTAACACTTGATAGTGTGAACGTTGCTGGTTAG
- a CDS encoding polysaccharide biosynthesis tyrosine autokinase has product MPDNLSQLSSDSQEDQQINIKALFEQYFYYWKWFVLSISIVLFSAFLYLKFATKQYKVDAKILLPNENEGKGELAGLADLASITGSAGNTAKVMDQIDVLKSRRLAGKVVDTLNLNISYSEGRFKKEMLAQQESPIRLFLVNSNISYQDTIKGRFRVDILSPTKVILEDEFGKNTKEILLGTKVKSSLGEIILLPQTPIIQSFINKSINITVLPRLNALENLVKDINVTPNQEKQSYIINFSTTSASVLQASKIINELINQYNIDLTQDKDKLTKATSKFINERLDKISGDLSHVDSKAESFKEGNRLIDVESEAKLFLENASESDKKVVEQRTQLQLVDYMKQYVQSNNTELLPTNIGLQDLSIEKTIAEYNKMVLERDGLLKSSTIDNPVIKNINDNIRVLNNNVIKSLNNYRNVTQLALNSAQAKKSELQGKLSNLPKQERGFKDISREQQIVESLYLFLLQKREENEIKAAATPDNLKIIDEAFGSNIPVSPKKSIVLLGALIVGVILPFGILYLKFLLDNKIQSRKDIEDLIKAPILGEIPRSDHPIIQENDRSSLAEAFRILRTNMSFMLGPNKNDSKVIFITSTTSGEGKSFVSTNLAKILAMSGKKVLLIGADIRSPKVLDYLGLAHLQHTNIGITQYMINPDMELDNIVIKKPGNYNFDIIYSGYVAPNPAELLMNGHFDDVIEYGRRNYDYVLVDTAPVSLVTDTVLIAHNADLTIYVSRANYLDKRLLQVPKELYQQSKLKNMAFVINDVDFARGYGYGYGYGYGYGEREDKSSRRFDFLRNLFKSAKK; this is encoded by the coding sequence ATGCCTGATAATTTATCGCAATTGAGTTCTGATTCACAAGAAGACCAGCAAATAAATATAAAAGCCCTTTTTGAGCAATATTTTTACTATTGGAAATGGTTTGTTTTGTCTATTTCAATCGTATTATTTAGTGCATTTCTTTATCTTAAATTTGCAACTAAGCAATATAAAGTAGATGCTAAAATACTGCTGCCAAATGAAAATGAAGGTAAAGGTGAGTTGGCTGGCCTAGCGGATCTCGCATCTATCACTGGTAGTGCTGGTAATACGGCTAAAGTAATGGATCAGATTGATGTTCTTAAATCTAGAAGATTGGCGGGAAAAGTTGTCGATACGCTGAATTTGAACATTTCTTATTCTGAAGGTAGATTTAAGAAAGAAATGTTAGCACAACAAGAATCCCCAATTCGCCTCTTTTTGGTAAATTCAAATATATCTTACCAAGATACAATAAAAGGACGATTTCGTGTTGATATACTCTCTCCCACAAAAGTAATTCTCGAAGATGAATTTGGAAAGAATACAAAAGAGATTCTTCTTGGAACAAAAGTTAAGTCAAGTTTAGGTGAGATTATTCTTTTGCCTCAAACTCCAATTATTCAGTCTTTTATTAATAAAAGTATAAACATTACAGTTCTTCCTAGGTTGAATGCATTAGAGAATTTAGTGAAGGATATAAATGTGACTCCTAATCAAGAAAAGCAATCCTATATTATTAATTTTTCAACTACTTCTGCCTCAGTCTTACAGGCTTCTAAAATTATTAATGAATTAATTAATCAATATAATATAGATCTTACTCAAGATAAAGATAAACTTACTAAGGCTACGTCTAAATTTATCAACGAGCGACTCGATAAAATTTCTGGGGATTTGTCTCATGTCGATAGTAAAGCTGAAAGTTTTAAAGAAGGGAATCGTCTAATTGATGTTGAATCTGAAGCGAAGCTTTTTCTTGAAAATGCTTCAGAATCAGATAAGAAAGTTGTAGAACAAAGAACTCAGCTTCAGTTGGTTGATTATATGAAGCAATATGTGCAATCCAACAATACCGAACTTTTGCCTACAAATATCGGCCTTCAGGATCTTTCAATTGAAAAGACAATTGCTGAGTATAATAAGATGGTATTAGAAAGAGATGGTTTATTGAAGTCTTCTACTATTGATAATCCTGTCATTAAAAATATCAATGATAATATTAGAGTCTTGAATAACAATGTGATAAAGTCATTAAATAATTACCGAAACGTTACACAATTAGCCCTAAATTCTGCCCAAGCTAAGAAATCGGAGTTACAAGGTAAATTGAGTAATCTTCCTAAACAAGAACGTGGATTTAAAGATATTTCAAGAGAGCAGCAGATTGTCGAATCTCTTTATCTTTTTTTATTACAAAAAAGAGAAGAGAATGAGATCAAGGCCGCAGCAACACCGGACAATTTAAAGATTATTGATGAAGCCTTTGGCTCCAATATTCCAGTATCTCCTAAGAAAAGTATTGTGTTGTTAGGAGCTTTAATTGTTGGGGTGATCTTGCCATTTGGTATATTATATTTAAAGTTTTTATTGGATAACAAAATTCAGTCTAGGAAGGATATTGAAGATCTTATAAAAGCTCCTATATTGGGAGAGATTCCTAGAAGTGACCATCCTATCATCCAGGAGAATGATCGTTCTTCATTAGCTGAGGCTTTTCGAATACTCCGTACAAATATGTCCTTCATGTTGGGACCTAATAAAAATGATTCGAAAGTTATTTTTATTACTTCAACAACGTCTGGAGAAGGGAAGTCGTTTGTGTCAACTAATCTAGCGAAAATTCTTGCCATGTCTGGGAAAAAGGTACTTCTGATAGGTGCAGATATCCGAAGTCCTAAAGTTTTGGATTATTTGGGACTTGCACACCTTCAACACACCAATATAGGTATCACGCAGTATATGATTAATCCCGACATGGAACTTGATAATATCGTAATAAAGAAACCTGGGAATTACAATTTTGATATTATTTATTCGGGTTATGTCGCTCCAAATCCCGCGGAACTTTTAATGAACGGTCATTTTGACGACGTTATTGAGTACGGACGTAGAAATTATGACTATGTTTTGGTTGATACGGCTCCCGTGAGCTTAGTGACTGATACTGTATTAATTGCCCATAATGCCGACTTAACTATTTATGTGTCACGAGCAAATTATCTCGATAAAAGATTGTTACAAGTGCCTAAAGAGCTTTATCAACAAAGTAAATTGAAAAATATGGCTTTTGTAATTAATGATGTCGATTTTGCCAGAGGTTATGGCTATGGCTATGGCTACGGTTATGGTTATGGTGAGAGAGAAGATAAGAGTAGTAGAAGATTCGACTTTCTTCGAAATTTATTTAAATCTGCTAAAAAGTAG
- a CDS encoding polysaccharide biosynthesis/export family protein, whose product MHTYFKFKHYFQLLLLTSIVLGLTSCGSRKSIIYLQSDSTNIVNDYEKYIPRIQPNDILSITVSAADLKAAMPFNQVSPYQMNGATSTDLAMKPTYTVDQMGMIDFPVIGKIRLEGLTRMEAMDKLRGELKKYIVDPGVNMSFNNFKVTVIGEVARPGSFPLQNERITLLEALGMAGDMTMKGVRNNVLVIREVNGQKTVNRVDLSKQGALNSPFYYLAQNDVVYVEPNKSQIRNANYGQNTNVLISVVGLIITVISVIVR is encoded by the coding sequence ATGCATACTTATTTTAAGTTTAAACATTATTTTCAATTATTATTGCTAACAAGCATAGTTTTAGGGCTAACATCATGTGGCTCTCGAAAAAGTATAATATACCTCCAATCCGACTCGACAAATATTGTTAATGATTACGAAAAATACATTCCACGTATACAACCTAATGATATTTTATCAATAACTGTTTCTGCTGCTGATTTGAAAGCTGCTATGCCATTTAATCAAGTTAGCCCCTATCAAATGAATGGTGCTACTAGTACCGATTTGGCAATGAAGCCAACTTACACCGTCGACCAAATGGGTATGATTGATTTCCCTGTAATAGGTAAGATTCGTTTGGAGGGTTTGACAAGAATGGAAGCGATGGATAAATTGCGGGGAGAATTAAAGAAATATATTGTTGATCCAGGGGTTAATATGTCATTCAATAATTTCAAAGTGACGGTGATTGGGGAGGTGGCTCGTCCGGGCTCATTTCCATTACAAAATGAGCGTATAACATTGCTTGAGGCCTTAGGTATGGCTGGAGATATGACGATGAAAGGGGTAAGAAATAACGTCTTGGTCATACGAGAGGTAAATGGACAAAAAACGGTTAATCGAGTGGATCTTTCTAAACAAGGTGCTTTAAATTCCCCTTTTTATTATTTAGCACAAAATGATGTTGTGTATGTTGAACCAAATAAATCTCAAATTCGAAATGCTAATTATGGTCAGAATACGAATGTGTTGATCTCAGTAGTTGGTTTGATTATCACTGTTATTTCTGTTATTGTACGTTAA